A stretch of the Dioscorea cayenensis subsp. rotundata cultivar TDr96_F1 chromosome 4, TDr96_F1_v2_PseudoChromosome.rev07_lg8_w22 25.fasta, whole genome shotgun sequence genome encodes the following:
- the LOC120258126 gene encoding uncharacterized protein LOC120258126 isoform X2, which translates to MLWYGLQLLFLYSCISSSSMTEQCLSREGCNLCISEHAPEAFCNASSKLNDSQLDAIVSSIKEMQCSHKHSVKLIWGPPGTGKTKTITELLWILLKMKRRVVTCSPTNTSIVEVASRFLKLVKNRRQAGRLGDIVLFGNNDRLKIDDDLREIFVDYRVDQLAKCFAPLSGWHNCISSMIEFLQKCVILYETYIENEKRKEKVDDMVIIPLVEFMRKRFDILASDLETCIENLSIHMPPAIVSTRTTETMMELLDMLNCFRMLVFESSLAENEIREVFTELEEVEITTDLSKNNPGTVLMEGNMLFQLRNTRGHCLRLLDYLKVTVNVQKIWQRTLIRDICLENAAIVFCTSSSSFLLHFLKTPPLDLLVIDEASQLKECEATIPLRLLGVKHAVLIGDERQLPATVKSEVAERAGFGRSLFERLSSLGHPKHLLEIQYRMHPSISSFPNHQFYFGKILDGPNVKTTAYERRFLSEEMFGPYSFINISDGKEEEDDSGSKRNLVEVGVIVQIVQILLKVQNSSKDKFSIGIVSPYAYQVAEITKGIGSVNVPKDNIVLKVNSVDGFQGGEEDVIILSTVRSNTTGKIGFLSNHQRANVALTRARHCLWIVGNAATLEKSDSVWTALIRNAKKRGCYFDAVQNQNLSRAILKIQKEQDQIDALLAADPGMLIQSAKWKVLFSDEFRKAFSKLKTTQIKMEMIHVLLRIANGWRPKKEHLDVTDSFKLSRVYQFKDLYLVWSVDIAKREKYIQILKVWNLLPKFEIPKFIKRLDNIFSTYTDEFIEHCRAKQVEGKLEVPRSWNVVQYMTRYKKLCKVESLEGSSSEEPDTGNFLENSKVNESLLLMKFYSLSAGVVEHLLTSDDGTEIEIPFELNEEEEEIIRFCYSSFILGRSGTGKTTILTMKLFQKEQQQHVSSNGLFSINNNASSIASNDLEENSGNFLRQIFVTVSPKLCSAVRNQIFRLKRYATGGDFSSPIDTTDMHDIGENITEFLDIPDSFHDLPQKHYPLIVTFRKLLMMLDGTVMNTYFDRLFATKEFPSVDGGVHKSLAVEAVIQSKEVNFEHFLGSYWPHFSNQLTKKLDPSTVFAEIFSHIKGGFEGGCSLDAKLEREDYIILSEKRASTLNAEQRGRIYDIFLDYETKKQMNGEFDLSDLVMDLHHRIQTYGYHGDKIDFIYVDEVQDLTMRQIALFKCISSNYAEGFVFAGDTAQTIAKGINFRFEDIRSLFYKEFRHEPINDYQKNTKGRVNRISDKFQLNQNFRTHDGVLKLAQSVIDLLYKYFPLSIDKLSPETSLVYGEAPMVLHSGSDENAIMTIFGDGGKIGHGVNGFGAEQTILVRDEGAKQQILKHVGKQALVLTIVECKGLEFQDVLLYNFFGTSPLKNQWRVIYGYMKEHCRTKSTELISFPSFDDAKHNILCSELKQLYVAITRTRQRLWICESTEEYCQPVFDYWKSLCLVQERRLDCSFAEAMRSTSSPEEWKARGIKLFNEKNFEMATMCFERAGDEYREKWAKAAGLCATADRVISVNFEMGQMALKSASEIYEAIGKAELSASCFIKLNDFKTAGTIYLEKCGTSKLESAGDCFVKAECWLLAAETYAKANCLSKCLSSCTSGGHFDFGLTILEEWWSSSRFDDRSHQEIDKIRIAYLEHCARHYYEAGNINRMMTFVRAFHSMDQIRPFLNSLNLLDELFTLEVESKNYLEAAGIARDKGDFILEAEMLEKVGDLEKSCKMIISFAIVKSLWSSGMKGWPFKDFSERDELLIKAKSLAKKVSCSFYDLTCLEVEILSKRAASLQELSEFLQASSKLQNVRLEIFSIRMILDLHLQLDTSKFLPESKMIFSEEHIDNMMSQNNMCAHTLLHYWNLWKEKMSNVLSYVLSLDKPEENELSVYEDYCLTYLGVWKEKVDKYVMMDSKTSWITNKKVPVLRNKYLAWMSAKRFRASAEDILSEELLFVGLEVLDKLKALHVFSLKKQLPMFNRWMVCLSLYETAKHLKQVEFLLEQRRIEKTGQSISFCKEALFGDIFPYECRNDVSECVIDLHENATTREIIELMVDDNLKPQNGRLTHGQIGRVAMLILVIGRVPDELFKKIDDNLSSMQPWKEFFLVAQKYFSDSCSGKINFVFEFQNALRSTFEVEWKKEPDYISPKCFIYLLENLLLMCSCCNGSNSTFFTTKSLLCEFISWQSFGGLLAACSTVQDALFNNYGTLGFIADVTKGLLEQKTTLKQWMTMSSIPLMHIKSLVLRLVNILILVYLNAGWDMSQLANVLRKCNIISELPGAFQQKLQSTGSAHRHDRYYFRQAFLDAMEMAGNPLVVMCSENSCQEFSRWKAIIIESEKISSREDVLAALFPIVEETSPIQDGERPSDELCLVSNDIGEDGNSSLTCPLDEAQIAKDEHAIEDSWEKYNSFWDMLELHKCGTIGGSHGSNAGELKFDEVFRVLEYVKGSMSLHLSEGLSDAYDILEVMVHNLKLLNKALNHPSEKDMDAKNMTEELEDIYAKLQDTKLKLQPLMKTFFSVSKINHSAEQAAVVAVQEVKAVVTENQKGKGKQSKKPRKKKRANKN; encoded by the exons ATGCTGTGGTATGGTTTGCAACTGCTTTTCCTCTATTCATGTATAAGTAGCTCTTCTATGACTGAGCAATGTTTG AGTAGAGAAGGTTGCAATCTCTGTATTTCTGAACATGCACCTGAAGCTTTCTGTAATGCGAGCTCTAAGCTAAATGATTCACAATTAGATGCTATCGTTAGCTCTATTAAGGAGATGCAGTGTTCCCACAAGCATTCGGTGAAGCTCATTTGGGGGCCTCCTGGAACTGGGAAAACTAAAACTATCACTGAATTGCTTTGGATACTCCTCAAAATGAAACGCAGGGTAGTTACCTGTTCACCTACAAACACCTCAATTGTGGAAGTAGCTTCACGTTTCTTGAAGTTAGTTAAGAATAGGAGACAAGCAGGCAGATTGGGAGACATTGTTCTGTTTGGTAATAATGACCGACTAAAGATAGACGATGATCTTCGTGAAATATTTGTTGATTATCGTGTGGACCAGCTTGCCAAGTGCTTTGCTCCCCTCTCTGGATGGCACAATTGTATTTCATCTATGATTGAATTTCTTCAGAAATGTGTTATTTTATATGAAACATATATAGAgaatgaaaagagaaaggagaagGTAGATGACATGGTCATCATACCATTGGTTGAGTTTATGAGGAAAAGATTTGATATCCTTGCTTCAGACCTTGAGACTTGCATTGAGAATTTATCTATTCATATGCCACCAGCTATAGTATCAACAAGAACTACTGAAACAATGATGGAGCTGCTTGATATGCTCAACTGTTTCAGAATGCTTGTGTTTGAAAGCTCTCTTGCTGAGAATGAAATCAGGGAAGTCTTTACTGAATTGGAAGAAGTAGAGATAACTACTGACTTGTCCAAGAATAATCCTGGCACTGTGTTAATGGAGGGAAATATGCTGTTTCAATTGCGCAATACTAGAGGCCATTGCTTACGTTTGCTTGATTATCTTAAAGTAACTGTCAATGTTCAGAAAATTTGGCAAAGAACACTGATAAGGGATATCTGTTTGGAAAATGCAGCCATTGTTTTCTGCACatcctcttcttcctttttgttaCATTTCCTTAAAACGCCACCTTTGGATTTGTTGGTTATTGATGAAGCCTCCCAACTGAAGGAGTGTGAAGCCACAATTCCATTGCGCCTCCTTGGTGTCAAGCATGCTGTTCTCATTGGTGATGAACGGCAACTGCCTGCAACAGTTAAAAGCGAG GTTGCTGAAAGAGCAGGTTTTGGAAGAAGCTTGTTTGAGAGATTGAGCTCATTGGGCCACCCGAAGCATCTTTTAGAAATTCAATATCGGATGCATCCTTCCATTAGTTCATTCCctaatcatcaattttattttggcAAAATTCTTGATGGTCCAAATGTGAAAACCACGGCTTATGAAAGACGGTTTCTTTCCGAGGAAATGTTCGGTCCTTATTCCTTTATAAATATTTCGGatggaaaggaagaagaagatgattcaGGCAGTAAAAGAAATTTGGTTGAAGTTGGCGTTATTGTGCAAATTGTCCAAATCCTTCTGAAAG TTCAGAACTCATCAAAAGATAAGTTTAGCATTGGAATAGTATCTCCTTATGCTTACCAGGTTGCTGAGATCACCAAAGGAATTGGAAGTGTCAATGTGCCAAAGGATAATATTGTTCTAAAGGTGAATTCTGTTGATGGATTTCAAGGGGGAGAGGAAGATGTCATTATACTTTCTACTGTCAGATCAAACACCACTGGAAAAATCGGATTCCTTTCAAATCATCAAAGAGCAAACGTTGCTTTGACAAGAGCAAG GCACTGCTTATGGATTGTTGGCAATGCTGCTACTTTAGAAAAAAGTGATTCAGTGTGGACTGCATTAATTCGCAATGCAAAGAAGAGAGGATGTTATTTCGATGCTGTTCAGAACCAGAATTTATCCAGAGCAATCTTGAAGATTCAAAAAGAGCAAGATCAAATCGATGCTCTGCTTGCTGCAGACCCAGGAATGCTGATTCAAAGTGCTAAATGGAAG GTACTTTTTAGTGATGAATTTAGAAAAGCATTTTCAAAGTTGAAGACGACCCAGATCAAGATGGAAATGATTCATGTGCTGCTAAGGATTGCAAATGGCTGGCGTCCAAAGAAAGAGCATCTGGATGTAACTGATTCATTTAAGCTTTCAAGAGTATATCAGTTCAAAGATTTGTATCTTGTATGGAGTGTAGATATTGCAAAACGAGAAAAATATATCCAGATTCTGAAAGTCTGGAACCTTTTGCCAAAGTTCGAGATCCCAAAGTTTATCAAACGTCTTGATAATATATTCTCAACATATACTGATGAGTTTATAGAACATTGCAGAGCTAAACAAGTTGAGGG GAAGCTTGAAGTTCCCAGGAGCTGGAATGTAGTTCAGTATATGACTCGTTATAAGAAACTTTGCAAAGTTGAATCTCTTGAAGGTTCATCTAGTGAAGAACCGGATACTGGAAACTTTTTAGAGAACTCTAAGGTAAATGAAAGTCTTCTTCTGATGAAGTTTTACTCATTATCTGCTGGGGTGGTGGAACACTTGCTGACTAGTGATGATGGGACTGAAATTGAAATTCCATTTGAattgaatgaagaagaagaagaaattattcGTTTTTGTTATAGCAGCTTTATATTGGGGAGGTCCGGTACAGGAAAAACTACCATTTTAACTATGAAGCTCTTTCAGAAAGAACAGCAGCAGCATGTATCCTCCAATGGACTTTTCTCCATTAATAATAATGCCTCTAGCATAGCTTCAAATGATCTTGAAGAGAACTCTGGGAATTTCTTAAGGCAGATTTTTGTCACAGTCAGCCCAAAACTTTGTTCAGCTGTCAGAAACCAGATATTTCGTCTCAAAAG ATATGCCACTGGTGGGGATTTTTCCAGTCCAATTGACACTACTGATATGCATGATATTGGTGAGAACATAACGGAGTTTTTGGACATTCCTGACAGTTTTCATGATCTCCCACAAAAACATTACCCGTTGATTGTGACATTTCGGAAGTTACTAATGATGCTTGATGGAACTGTTATGAACACGTATTTTGATAGGTTGTTTGCCACCAAAGAATTTCCGTCAGTTGATGGGGGTGTTCATAAATCTCTTGCTGTTGAAGCTGTGATTCAAAGCAAGGAAGTTAATTTTGAACACTTTTTGGGTTCATATTGGCCACACTTCAGCAATCAGTTAACCAAGAAACTTGACCCATCAACTGTTTTTGCAGAAATATTTTCTCACATAAAAGGTGGGTTTGAGGGAGGATGTTCTCTTGATGCTAAACTCGAGAGGGAAGATTACATCATACTTTCTGAGAAGAGAGCATCTACTTTAAATGCAGAACAAAGAGGGAGAATATATGACATATTTCTTGACTATGAGACGAAGAAACAAATGAATGGTGAATTTGATTTGTCAGATTTAGTGATGGATCTTCATCACCGAATTCAAACATATGGATACCATGGTGATAAGAtagattttatttatgttgatgaAGTTCAGGATCTTACAATGAGACAAATAGCATTATTTAAATGCATCTCTAGTAATTATGCAGAGGGTTTTGTGTTTGCTGGTGATACTGCACAGACAATTGCAAAGGGAATAAACTTCAGATTTGAAGATATTAGATCACTTTTTTACAAGGAGTTCCGGCATGAACCCATAAATGATTATCAGAAAAACACCAAGGGCAGAGTAAATCGCATCTCTGACAAGTTCCAACTGAATCAGAATTTCAGGACTCATGACGGTGTTTTAAAATTGGCACAGAGTGTTATTGACCTGCTTTATAAGTACTTTCCATTGTCCATTGACAAATTGTCTCCAGAAACTAGTTTGGTCTATGGTGAAGCACCAATGGTACTTCATTCGGGCAGTGATGAGAACGCAATAATGACTATTTTTGGAGATGGTGGGAAGATTGGCCATGGCGTAAATGGTTTTGGTGCAGAACAAACAATCCTTGTTCGTGATGAAGGTGCTAAGCAGCAAATTCTCAAGCATGTTGGGAAACAAGCTCTTGTTCTGACAATTGTAGAATGCAAAGGTCTAGAATTTCAG GATGTGTTGTTGTATAATTTCTTTGGAACTTCGCCGCTTAAAAACCAATGGAGAGTTATTTATGGATATATGAAAGAACATTGCAGAACAAAGTCCACTGAGCTGATATCATTTCCCTCATTTGATGATGCTAAGCATAATATCTTATGTTCAGAGTTGAAGCAACTGTATGTTGCTATCACTCGAACTAGGCAGAGACTTTGGATTTGTGAGAGCACTGAAGAGTATTGTCAGCCAGTTTTTGATTATTGGAAGAGTTTGTGCCTTGTCCAAGAAAGACGCTTGGACTGCTCTTTTGCAGAAGCCATGCGCAGTACTAGCAGCCCTGAAGAATGGAAGGCACGTGGCATTAAG CTGTTTAACGAAAAGAACTTTGAAATGGCTACAATGTGTTTTGAACGAGCTGGAGACGAGTACAGAGAAAAATGGGCGAAAGCAGCTGGTCTTTGCGCTACTGCAGATCGTGTTATTTCTGTAAATTTTGAAATGGGTCAGATGGCACTGAAAAGTGCTTCTGAAATCTATGAAGCCATTGGTAAAGCTGAGTTGTCTGCTTCCTGcttcataaaattaaatgacTTCAAAACAGCAG GTACGATATACTTGGAAAAATGTGGGACATCAAAGCTTGAATCTGCAGGCGACTGCTTTGTGAAGGCTGAATGTTGGTTGCTTGCTGCGGAGACATATGCAAAAGCCAATTGTTTGTCCAAATGCCTATCCTCTTGTACCTCTGGAGGACATTTTGATTTTGGCCTGACCATTTTAGAGGAATGGTGGTCAAGTTCGCGCTTTGATGATCGAAGTCATCaagaaatagataaaattaGAATTGCATATCTGGAGCACTGTGCGCGACATTATTATGAGGCTGGCAATATAAATCGTATGATGACTTTTGTCAGGGCTTTCCATTCGATGGATCAGATTAGGCCCTTTCTCAACTCTTTGAATCTTCTTGATGAGTTGTTTACCTTGGAGGTCGAATCAAAGAACTATTTGGAGGCTGCTGGCATTGCAAGAGATAAGGGTGACTTTATACTTGAGGCTGAAATGCTGGAAAAAGTTGGTGATTTGGAGAAGTCCTGCAAGATGATAATCTCTTTTGCAATTGTGAAATCTCTATGGTCATCAGGAATGAAGGGTTGGCCTTTTAAGGATTTTTCTGAAAGGGATGAGCTTTTGATAAAAGCCAAGTCATTAGCAAAGAAAGTCTCGTGCTCCTTCTATGATCTTACCTGTTTAGAAGTTGAAATACTCTCAAAAAGAGCAGCCAGTCTACAAGAATTGTCAGAATTTTTACAAGCCTCTAGTAAATTACAAAATGTTCGGTTGGAGATTTTTAGCATTCGAATGATTCTTGATTTGCATCTTCAGTTGGACACATCTAAATTTCTTCCGGAATCAAAAATGATCTTTAGCGAGGAACATATTGACAACATGATGTCTCAAAATAACATGTGTGCTCATACATTGCTGCATTACTGGAATTTGTGGAAGGAGAAGATGTCCAATGTGCTTTCTTATGTCCTTTCACTTGATAAACCTGAAGAAAATGAGCTGTCGGTCTATGAAGATTACTGTTTGACTTACTTGGGAGTTTGGAAGGAGAAAGTTGATAAATATGTGATGATGGATTCTAAGACAAGTTGGATTACAAACAAAAAAGTCCCTGTTTTAAGGAACAAATACTTGGCTTGGATGAGCGCAAAGCGGTTCCGGGCTTCTGCTGAAGATATCCTGAGTGAGGAACTTCTCTTTGTGGGTTTGGAAGTATTAGATAAACTGAAGGCACTGCATGTATTTTCTTTGAAGAAACAGCTTCCCATGTTCAACCGATGGATGGTTTGCTTATCTTTGTATGAAACTGCTAAACATCTCAAACAAGTGGAATTTCTTCTTGAGCAACGGCGAATAGAAAAAACAGGACAATCTATTTCATTTTGTAAAGAAGCCTTGTTTGGTGATATTTTCCCCTATGAATGTCGAAATGATGTGTCAGAGTGTGTCATTGATCTACATGAGAATGCAACTACTAGGGAGATTATTGAGCTAATGGTTGATGATAATCTCAAGCCTCAGAATGGCAGATTAACGCATGGGCAAATCGGAAGGGTTGCAATGTTGATCTTAGTAATCGGAAGAGTACCTGATgaactttttaaaaagattGATGACAATTTATCTTCCATGCAACCATGGAAAGAATTCTTCTTAGTGGCACAGAAATATTTCAGTGATTCTTGCTCTGGAaagatcaattttgtttttgaatttcagAACGCTCTAAGGAGCACATTTGAGGTAGAATGGAAGAAGGAACCTGACTACATATCCCCCAAGTGTTTTATTTACCTCTTGGAAAACCTTCTACTTATGTGTTCATGTTGCAACGGAAGCAATAGTACATTTTTCACTACAAAGTCATTACTTTGTGAATTTATTTCATGGCAAAGCTTTGGAGGGCTTCTTGCTGCATGTTCAACTGTTCAAGATGCCTTGTTTAATAACTACGGGACACTGGGATTCATTGCAGATGTGACTAAAGGATTATTAGAGCAGAAGACAACCTTGAAACAGTGGATGACCATGTCTTCTATTCCTTTAATGCATATCAAATCACTTGTTCTGAGATTGGTCAACATACTCATTCTAGTGTATCTAAATGCTGGATGGGATATGAGTCAGCTTGCTAATGTGCTTCGGAAGTGTAATATCATTTCAGAACTACCTGGTGCATTTCAGCAGAAGCTTCAGAGTACAGGATCTGCTCATAGGCATGACAGATATTATTTTCGGCAAGCTTTTCTTGATGCAATGGAGATGGCAGGAAACCCGCTTGTGGTTATGTGCTCTGAAAATAGTTGTCAAGAATTCTCTCGTTGGAAAGCTATTATCATTGAATCAGAGAAAATCAGCAGCAGGGAGGATGTTCTTGCTGCATTGTTTCCTATCGTCGAGGAAACTAGTCCTATTCAAGATGGAGAAAGGCCTTCAGATGAATTATGTCTTGTTTCTAATGACATTGGAGAAGATGGAAACTCGAGTTTGACATGTCCCTTGGATGAAGCTCAAATTGCAAAAGATGAACATGCAATCGAGGATTCTTGGGAAAAATACAATAGCTTTTGGGATATGCTAGAACTGCACAAATGTGGTACCATTGGTGGTAGCCATGGCAGTAATGCCGGTGAACTTAAG TTTGATGAGGTTTTTCGAGTTCTGGAATATGTAAAAGGATCAATGAGTTTGCACTTGTCCGAAGGGCTTTCAGATGCTTATGACATTCTTGAGGTTATGGTTCACAACTTAAAGCTGCTAAATAAGGCTTTGAATCATCCCAG TGAAAAGGATATGGATGCTAAGAACATGACTGAGGAACTCGAAGACATCTACGCCAAGTTGCAGGACACTAAGCTGAAGTTACAACCACTTATGAAAACATTCTTCTCGGTTAGTAAGATCAACCACTCTGCTGAACAGGCTGCAGTAGTAGCAGTACAAGAAGTCAAAGCAGTTGTTACTGAAAACCAGAAAGGCAAGGGAAAACAAAGCAAGAAgccaaggaagaagaaaagggcCAACAAAAATTAG